A genomic window from Parasteatoda tepidariorum isolate YZ-2023 chromosome 10, CAS_Ptep_4.0, whole genome shotgun sequence includes:
- the LOC107439080 gene encoding uncharacterized protein, with amino-acid sequence MGKKKKWNRPLCDNTNQCFPQGEFCINVEHPDSNNFQNFEPRLAVAVPNWSRPGIQSQLRCEICERVFQYPSQLRDHMLIHTRVRRFVCQVCGMKFMKEHHLKAHQATHNSVKPFACPICGRTFTLKANMERHTYIHNTERRFTCDQCGKKFSQPQTLKMHMISHSDVKPFACNICGKGLSRAHNLRAHMAIHRNNKPFKCHLCNSSFTLKGNMQRHLKEKHGVTEAEIPQHQEQPPSLSSESFILSLDPADAVGSPTGSRISEEEMPQNCNQASDLPQNNKRRKNPPKRVKCETPNSEHENLSKSSPNEQDPHRPPEYQGVPASSVNNVLPPAPNNFQQVQSNALVPVNNAFPPTSQIQLCNPPINVGNPSEHKPFTPCALPLQATLGHSGFGPVSVASFLPRPPGFYAESGMLSVPPNPFPNENVESKLQTIHSAIDDLAGKLSSPHDKVMAIHEALDELIHLRPENPANNFRCVKNERMGN; translated from the coding sequence ATggggaagaaaaagaaatggaatCGTCCTCTCTGTGACAACACAAACCAGTGCTTTCCACAAGGGGAGTTCTGCATCAATGTAGAACACCCAGATTCCAACAACTTTCAAAACTTTGAACCTCGCTTGGCTGTTGCAGTGCCAAACTGGTCAAGACCTGGCATCCAGTCTCAATTGCGATGCGAAATCTGTGAGCGCGTGTTCCAATATCCTAGTCAGCTGCGTGATCATATGCTAATTCATACTCGTGTGCGGAGATTTGTATGCCAGGTATGTGGAATGAAGTTTATGAAGGAACATCACTTAAAGGCTCATCAAGCTACGCATAATTCAGTTAAGCCATTTGCCTGCCCCATCTGTGGACGCACATTCACTCTCAAAGCGAACATGGAGAGACATACGTACATACATAACACTGAGCGGAGATTCACCTGTGATCAGTGTGGGAAAAAATTCTCTCAGCCGCAGACTCTCAAAATGCACATGATCTCACACTCGGACGTAAAACCCTTCGCTTGCAACATTTGCGGGAAGGGTCTGTCAAGAGCGCACAATCTTCGAGCCCACATGGCAATCCATCGAAACAACAAACCTTTCAAATGTCACTTGTGTAACAGTTCGTTCACGTTAAAAGGTAACATGCAAAGGCACCTGAAAGAAAAGCATGGCGTGACAGAGGCTGAGATTCCGCAGCACCAGGAGCAACCGCCAAGCTTGTCCAGTGAAAGTTTCATTCTCTCTTTAGATCCAGCTGATGCTGTTGGCTCTCCTACTGGCTCCAGAATAAGTGAAGAAGAAATGCCGCAAAACTGTAACCAAGCTTCTGATCTACCTCAAAACAACAAACGAAGAAAAAACCCACCCAAGAGAGTAAAATGTGAGACGCCAAACAGTGAACATGAGAACCTCAGTAAGAGTTCACCAAATGAACAAGACCCCCACCGCCCTCCCGAATACCAAGGCGTGCCAGCTTCTTCTGTCAACAACGTCTTGCCACCTGCTCCAAACAACTTTCAACAGGTGCAGTCAAATGCTTTAGTGCCAGTGAACAATGCTTTCCCACCTACCTCTCAAATACAGTTATGCAACCCGCCAATAAACGTTGGGAATCCATCAGAACACAAACCTTTCACGCCATGTGCTCTGCCCCTGCAGGCAACTCTAGGCCACTCGGGTTTCGGCCCAGTGTCTGTAGCTAGTTTTCTTCCTAGGCCGCCAGGTTTTTATGCTGAGAGCGGAATGTTAAGTGTGCCACCTAATCCATTTCCAAATGAGAATGTGGAGTCTAAGCTGCAAACTATACATAGTGCTATTGATGACCTAGCGGGTAAATTATCATCTCCTCACGATAAAGTGATGGCAATACACGAAGCACTCGATGAACTGATTCATTTGCGTCCTGAAAACCCAGCAAATAATTTTCGGTgtgtaaaaaatgaaaggatGGGTAACTAG